In Drosophila nasuta strain 15112-1781.00 chromosome 2R, ASM2355853v1, whole genome shotgun sequence, a single genomic region encodes these proteins:
- the LOC132784376 gene encoding pneumococcal serine-rich repeat protein isoform X2 — translation MVDNSVQCPVCTLYLHAGMNLSDHLETHPKEQVIKALVQMTIVGNSPMGSTLAAAAALATAGSGGSSSSNTSQQQQQTAVASSDGSASSAALDADVKPAVAPIAAAPVPPTAVVAVAPTTAAPALQCATAASTALKSTAPKAASLLANAMASSSSSNGSSSSNSNNNKLSNPPIKAVKSAPPSTEASATTSSNTPTINSVAAAYPPSLTSDYRYDQQHQQQQPQQQQPQQQQHQQTTPTATLHGFPRGATTMLVIPQAAAQHQHHFLATQPAHFAHQQQQQQSPMKYTYATTTLPPPPPPLQLFAQQPTTSQSHQKPPPAYGAAISQIRSQHNQNKQQQQLQQHQQQPQQQQQQHISVQHNVNLAPPSGKHSKTHTEIFLNPPPPPPPQSATMPSSSSSSCASSRLQHPQQHQHQHQQSLQIGNSSIVAINCSSVASNLMPTSSSGRGSSRQSTNSPFGALLNAAAQAASSSPASSSASVLRYAESPVAHYLERENGDFIVQETPKHIVECVEKDDGEFSVIERIYQSPPSVLHIHDDDEEEEDQSWANSEDDDVKVAHNHVEDGDDEREDSRSRVGGIKTTTRKSRKTKTGNRIHKRASKHQLAAEEEEEFMSVGSSENEELEEEDQQHHHHHHHQQSPSSAAAQVALSSPPQLCTAPSTSSGTSSGSSGIVNSTSSGTVKSKKNRVTVLSDVPLNMNEYLDLVGNIVASSRIGASRPFVAVAPLPLVKVEKEEPLDDYDSVPSEIQAMEQKPSLENAAGSSSSSNSSSNNGHGTTSVIRMASTSTSSSSSNVPADDLTQPPPMKVEVEPTMLLPQRFSAPAQQRGPKKLVIKPKATTTATATTTLAAAATATATKKTDNNNAAGSSSSRSSNCVESLSISKTSAELVQIKSETVEQPSTSSGGSILEKHLTTSYSGQQSRKHSAVNDDDARVLLEFANSKQLPLASGSNPTTFVVNAASFASAGSVFASNTQQPQQKPGEEYILPDDNKVEVDEIVISSSSSFASSTQQQQQQQHQQHHQQPHHQHASATVQAAHSTLQQTQPPNFNDFNFLYHQNATPTTAATSSSFVPFGLQQQQHQQPPHGSSDATNAATLASSSSNSSAMDHDSSMNASFRVAKTQSSLNGWYQPQQQQQQAHHHHHQQQQQQQQPQPTTSQNVEQSSNFIAALAAVDCCSVAMDSDASDAKYLDLDTCKREQLSNSNSHLPSASASTSTTSSSFAAAATESSLVGGLGLNIRTDEKMPAKGEISEQESNCDIENSWSQSRYFRSQFADGYNQQLTDWRQDFYPAQDLSGQQQQREQKRFDFNAVASEYAQPDELDASSSSARSNHLLDAQPTTSTSSSALLAGPPIASTSRAAAEAEAVAAALQRKGQRRKIYRCPHCVAIFEKLKERNAHMIGEHNYVRQNRRLICTQAMVNGAMLAQPQAEHQEQAQQQQLLLQPGGSDALHEDSKDGIVKIKQEHCQDKPDSTDQQMLDQLEMPDVKDAGLLGVNSENARDADVKPSTTVTDLKPTMPPLSMTTPAAKLAAIYRMLISYNESKLGQDHHNLSELEQKAMEKSIFLCYVCRTDFPSVKLYDAHLTEHPAECFTCGKKFYRWKNFSLHLKRHLGWKEFGCYVCDKKFVVRSALVEHMRMHTGQTPLKCKICGKKFKRYSNLTQHRKRHTKMTVRKKEYVCHCGEVLPSKARFLWHKETHDLKPKCCPYCCDRFVHANSLRRHIRLAHSDKFDYAEPMECPMCKQIFAKTSIKAHMATHSTDPQYDCAICNKSFSTKWNLKIHSWVHANRTAKPFKCEHCPKAFVRELDFKNHMNAHKQIKPYTCEYCGCKFIRKYNYMRHRREHHGNKKFTCDQCDKTFHRHYYLIEHRRIHTGERPFHCTICGKSSTTKTNHNKHLKIHHSRDPFTVEV, via the exons atggtGGACAACAGCGTGCAGTGTCCCGTGTGCACTTTGTACCTGCATGCGGGCATGAATCTCTCGGATCATTTGGAGACACATCCCAAGGAGCAGGTGATCAAGGCATTAGTGCAAATGACAATCGTTGGCAACAGCCCAATGGGCAGTACTctggcagcggcagctgcacTCGCCACTGCCGGCAgtggtggcagcagcagcagcaataccagtcagcagcagcagcagactgCGGTGGCATCGTCAGACGGTTCCGCCTCCTCGGCAGCGCTCGATGCTGATGTGAAACCAGCTGTGGCACCAATAGCAGCAGCTCCAGTGCCACCAACAGCTGTAGTAGCAGtagcaccaacaacagcagcacctGCATTGCAATGTGcgacagcagcatcaacagcattAAAATCAACAGCACCGAAAGCTGCGTCATTACTGGCAAATGCAATGGCCAgtagcagcagtagcaacggCTCCTctagcagcaacagtaacaataacaaattgagCAATCCACCGATTAAGGCAGTCAAAAGCGCGCCACCCTCGACTGAGGCGTCAGCCACCACATCCAGCAACACACCCACCATAAACAGCGTGGCCGCCGCCTATCCGCCATCGTTGACTTCTGATTATCGCTACgatcagcaacatcagcagcagcaaccacaacaacaacagccccaacagcagcaacatcaacagacgacgccaacagcaacacttCATGGGTTTCCACGTGGTGCAACCACAATGTTGGTGATACCGCAGGCTGCAGCACAGCACCAGCATCACTTCCTGGCCACGCAGCCCGCACATtttgcgcatcagcagcagcaacagcagtcaCCTATGAAGTACACGTATGCAACCACCACGCTGCCACCGCCCCCACCACCGCTGCAG CTTTTTGCACAGCAGCCGACAACGTCACAGTCGCATCAGAAGCCACCGCCCGCTTATGGCGCCGCCATCAGTCAAATTCGATCTCAGCACAAccaaaacaagcaacaacaacaactgcagcagcatcaacagcaaccgcagcagcagcaacagcaacatataAGCGTACAACATAATGTAAACCTAGCACCACCGAGTGGGAAGCACAGCAAAACCCACACGGAGATCTTTCTGAATCCtccgccaccaccaccgccacaGTCCGCAACGATGCCGTCTTCATCGTCGAGCTCCTGCGCCTCCTCCAGACTGCAACATccacaacagcatcaacatcaacaccaGCAATCACTTCAAATTGGGAATAGCAGTATTGTGGCTATCAACTGCTCCAGCGTCGCATCGAACCTAATGCCAACATCGTCCAGTGGACGAGGCAGCAGTCGCCAATCGACCAATTCGCCATTTGGTGCACTGCTTAATGCAGCAGCGCAAGCTGCCAGCTCATCGCCCGCCTCCTCCAGCGCTTCGGTGCTGCGTTACGCTGAATCGCCGGTTGCTCACTATTTGGAACGAGAGAATGGTGATTTTATTGTGCAGGAGACGCCCAAACACATTGTCGAATGCGTCGAGAAAGATGACGGCGAGTTTTCAGTAATTGAGAGGATATATCAGTCGCCACCCAGCGTCTTGCACATacacgatgatgatgaagaagagGAGGATCAGAG CTGGGCAAACAGCGAGGATGACGACGTCAAGGTGGCGCATAATCATGTCGAGGATGGCGACGATGAACGTGAGGACAGTCGCAGCCGAGTTGGTGGCATTAAAACGACAACGAGAAAGtcacgcaaaacaaaaaccggCAACAGAATCCACAAACGTGCGTCTAAACATCAGTTGGCTGCCGAAGAGGAGGAAGAGTTCATGAGTGTCGGCAGCAGTGAGAACGAAGAGCTGGAGGAGGAGGATCAGCAGCATCACCATCACCACCATCATCAGCAATCGCCATCTTCAGCTGCTGCGCAGGTGGCTTTATCTTCGCCTCCGCAGCTTTGCACGGCCCCATCGACTAGCAGCGGAACCTCTTCAGGGTCCTCCGGCATTGTCAATTCTACATCCAGTGGCACCGTAAAGTCCAAAAAGAATCGTGTTACTGTGCTAAGCGATGTGCCGCTCAATATGAACGAATATTTGGATCTAGTAGGCAATATTGTGGCTTCAAGTCGCATCGGTGCCTCGCGTCCATTTGTCGCTGTTGCGCCCCTCCCGCTGGTCAAGGTGGAAAAGGAGGAGCCGCTGGATGACTACGACAGTGTTCCGAGTGAGATACAAGCGATGGAACAGAAGCCCAGCTTGGAAAATGCCGCtggcagcagtagcagcagcaacagcagtagcaacaatgGACATGGCACCACCAGCGTCATACGCATGGCGAGCACaagcaccagcagcagtagtaGCAATGTTCCGGCCGATGATCTCACACAGCCGCCGCCAATGAAAGTTGAGGTGGAGCCAACGATGCTGTTGCCGCAACGTTTCTCGGCACCGGCACAGCAGCGTGGTCCCAAAAAGTTAGTCATCAAACCAAAGGCcacaacaacggcaacggcgaccACAACGttggcggcagcagcgacggcgacagcgacgaaAAAGACTGATAACAATAACGCtgccggcagcagcagcagcagaagtagcAACTGCGTCGAATCTCTCAGCATATCAAAAACATCGGCGGAATTGGTACAGATCAAGAGCGAGACTGTGGAACAACCATCTACATCGAGTGGTGGCAGCATCTTAGAGAAACATCTGACCACCAGCTACAGTGGGCAACAATCACGCAAACACTCCGCAGTCAACGATGACGATGCACGCGTCCTTCTCGAGTTTGCCAACTCAAAACAGTTGCCCTTAGCGAGTGGCAGCAATCCCACCACATTCGTGGTGAATGCAGCAAGCTTTGCGTCGGCCGGATCTGTGTTTGCCAGCAACacgcagcagccgcagcagaaGCCCGGTGAAGAATACATACTGCCTGATGACAACAAAGTGGAAGTGGATGAAATTGTGATATCCTCCTCGTCTTCCTTTGCCTCCTCcactcaacagcagcagcaacaacaacatcaacagcatcacCAGCAACCGCATCATCAACACGCATCTGCGACAGTGCAGGCAGCGCATTCGACATTGCAGCAGACACAGCCGccaaattttaatgatttcaaCTTTTTGTACCACCAAAatgcaacaccaacaacgGCAGCGACTTCCTCCAGCTTTGTACCCTTTGgtctgcagcaacagcaacatcagcagccaCCACATGGTTCCAGTGATGCGACCAATGCAGCAACGCTTGCCTCATCCTCCAGTAACTCATCAGCAATGGATCACGACTCGTCCATGAATGCATCGTTCCGCGTGGCCAAAACACAATCATCGCTAAATGGCTGGTatcaaccacagcagcaacaacaacaggcgcatcatcatcatcaccagcagcagcaacaacagcagcaaccacagccaACAACATCTCAAAATGTGGAGCAGTCAAGCAATTTTATTGCTGCTTTGGCGGCTGTCGATTGTTGCAGTGTGGCGATGGACAGTGATGCGAGTGATGCAAAGTATTTGGATCTGGACACATGTAAGCGGGAACAGTTAAGCAATAGCAACAGTCACTTGCCCTCTGCCTCAGCATCCACATCGACAACATCATCTTCATTTGCGGCTGCTGCCACAGAGAGCAGCCTTGTTGGTGGATTGGGTTTGAATATACGCACGGATGAGAAGATGCCTGCGAAAGGAGAAATTTCCGAACAGGAGAGCAATTGCGACATTGAGAACTCTTGGAGTCAATCG CGGTACTTTAGAAGCCAATTTGCGGATGGTTACAATCAACAGCTGACCGATTGGCGTCAGGACTTTTATCCTGCGCAGGATCTCagtggccaacaacagcagcgtgaACAGAAAAG ATTTGATTTCAATGCGGTGGCATCCGAGTATGCGCAGCCGGATGAGCTGGACGCTTCCTCGAGCTCGGCACGAAGTAATCATTTGCTGGATGCACAGCCCACTACCTCGACGTCATCATCGGCTTTGCTGGCTGGTCCACCAATAGCCTCGACATCTAGAGCTGCCGCCGAGGCAGAGGCAGTTGCAGCCGCCCTGCAGCGGAAGGGTCAACGTCGCAAGATCTACAGATGTCCACACTGTGTGGCAATCTTCGAGAAGCTCAAGGAACGCAACGCCCATATGATTGGAGAGCACAACTATGTCCGGCAGAACCGTCGACTCATCTGCACTCAGGCCATGGTCAATGGTGCTATGCTGGCACAGCCCCAGGCTGAACACCAAGAGCaagcccagcagcagcaactgttgctgcagccAGGTGGCAGCGATGCTCTTCACGAAGATTCGAAGGATGGTATTGTAAAGATTAAGCAGGAGCACTGTCAGGACAAACCTGATTCAACTGACCAGCAGATGCTTGATCAATTGGAAATGCCCGATGTTAAAGATGCCGGTCTATTAGGTGTTAATAGTGAGAACGCTCGCGATGCAGACGTAAAGCCTTCCACGACCGTAACAGATCTGAAGCCGACTATGCCACCGCTGAGTATGACAACACCAGCTGCCAAATTGGCAGCTATTTATCGCATGCTTATTTCCTACAATGAGTCGAAGCTTGGGCAGGACCATCATAACCTCAGCGAGCTGGAACAAAAGGCCATGGAGAAATCCATATTTCTATGCTACGTGTGCCGCACCGACTTCCCCTCGGTGAAGCTGTACGATGCCCACTTAACTGAGCATCCCGCCGAATGCTTTACGTGTGGGAAAAAATTCTATCGTTGGAAGAATTTCTCACTGCATCTGAAGCGCCATCTGGGCTGGAAGGAATTCGGTTGCTATGTCTGCGATAAGAAATTTGTGGTGCGCAGTGCTCTTGTGGAGCATATGCGCATGCATACCGGCCAAACTCCCTTGAAGTGCAAAATATGCG GCAAAAAGTTCAAACGTTATTCCAACTTGACTCAACATCGAAAGCGTCATACCAAAATGACAGTAAGGAAAAAGGAATATGTGTGTCATTGTGGCGAGGTCTTGCCATCAAAGGCACGCTTCTTGTGGCATAAAGAAACGCACGACTTGAAACCAAAATGCTGTCCGTATTGCTGTGATCGTTTTGTGCACGCCAATTCATTGCGTCGTCACATTCGGCTAGCCCATTCAGACAAATTTGATTATGCTGAGCCCATGGAATGCCCCATgtgcaaacaaatatttgcgaAAACGTCCATTAAGGCACACATGGCAACGCACTCAACGGATCCACAATACGATTGCGCCATCTGCAATAAGAGCTTCTCCACCAAATGGAATCTCAAGATACATTCGTGGGTGCACGCCAATCGCACTGCCAAGCCGTTCAAGTGCGAGCACTGCCCCAAGGCCTTTGTACGCGAACTGGACTTTAAAAATCACATGAATGCGCACAAACAGATCAAGCCCTACACATGTGAGTATTGTGGTTGTAAGTTCATACGGAAATACAATTATATGAGGCATCGGCGAGAGCATCATGGCAACAAGAAGTTCACCTGCGATCAGTGCGACAAGACTTTCCATAGGCACTACTATTTGATAGAGCATCGACGAATTCACACGGGTGAGCGTCCTTTCCATTGCACCATCTGCGGTAAAAGCTCCACAACGAAGACCAATCACAATAAGCATCTGAAGATACATCATTCGCGAGATCCCTTTACCGTGGAGGTCTAA